In Serratia sp. FDAARGOS_506, a genomic segment contains:
- a CDS encoding thiazole synthase yields the protein MLKIADTTFTSRLFTGTGKFATPALMLEALAASGSQLVTMAMKRVDLRGGNDAILAPLLQLGVKLLPNTSGAKTAAEAVFAARLAREALGTHWVKLEIHPDVKYLLPDPIETLKAAETLVKDGFVVLPYCGADPVLCKRLEEVGCAAVMPLGAPIGSNRGLRTRDFLEIIIEQAKVPVVVDAGIGAPSHALEAMELGADAVLVNTAIAVARDPVQMARAFRLALEAGELARSAGLGSSQRGAVASSPLTAFLSQPEEAQ from the coding sequence ATGCTGAAAATCGCCGATACCACTTTTACCTCGCGCCTGTTCACCGGCACCGGCAAGTTCGCCACCCCGGCGCTGATGTTGGAAGCGCTGGCGGCCTCCGGCTCACAGCTGGTGACCATGGCCATGAAGCGTGTCGATCTGCGCGGCGGCAACGACGCCATTTTGGCGCCGCTGCTGCAACTAGGCGTCAAATTGTTGCCCAACACCTCCGGCGCCAAAACCGCCGCCGAAGCGGTGTTTGCCGCCCGACTGGCGCGCGAAGCGCTCGGCACCCATTGGGTGAAACTGGAGATCCACCCCGATGTGAAATACCTGCTGCCGGATCCGATAGAAACGCTAAAGGCGGCGGAAACGCTGGTGAAAGACGGCTTCGTCGTGCTGCCCTACTGCGGCGCCGATCCGGTGCTGTGCAAACGGCTGGAAGAGGTGGGTTGCGCGGCGGTGATGCCGCTCGGCGCCCCTATCGGATCCAACCGTGGTCTACGTACCCGTGACTTCCTCGAGATTATCATCGAGCAGGCCAAGGTACCGGTGGTGGTCGACGCCGGCATCGGCGCACCAAGCCACGCACTGGAAGCGATGGAGCTGGGCGCCGACGCGGTACTGGTGAATACCGCCATCGCCGTGGCGCGCGACCCGGTGCAAATGGCGCGGGCGTTTCGCCTGGCTCTGGAGGCCGGCGAGCTGGCGCGCAGCGCCGGATTGGGCTCCAGCCAGCGCG
- the thiS gene encoding sulfur carrier protein ThiS, producing the protein MKIRLNDQPLELAQPLSVAALLIQLERHQPGTALAINQTIIPRADWADHQVQDGDDILLFQAIAGG; encoded by the coding sequence ATGAAGATCCGTCTGAACGACCAACCGCTGGAGCTGGCGCAGCCGCTCAGCGTCGCCGCCCTGCTGATCCAGTTGGAACGCCACCAGCCGGGCACAGCGCTGGCGATCAACCAAACCATCATTCCACGCGCCGACTGGGCCGACCATCAGGTGCAGGACGGTGACGACATTTTGCTGTTTCAAGCGATCGCCGGAGGCTGA
- a CDS encoding HesA/MoeB/ThiF family protein: protein MLNDQEFLRYSRQLLLEDVGPEGQEKLKRATVLIVGLGGLGSPASLYLAAAGVGTLLLADDDQLHVTNLQRQILYRSADTATGKAALAQRHLQALNPLVESIPLAQRLEGQALRDAVARADLVLDCCDNMATRHEVNAACIAAAKPLISGSAVGFSGQLLVLEPPYAHGCYACLYPEQEEPQRNCRTAGVLGPVVGVIGTLQALEAIKMLAGMPSSLSGKLRLFDGKQQSWSTLQLSQARACPVCGGAA, encoded by the coding sequence ATGCTTAACGATCAGGAATTCCTGCGCTACAGCCGCCAGCTGCTGCTGGAGGACGTCGGCCCGGAAGGCCAGGAGAAACTCAAGCGCGCTACGGTGCTGATCGTCGGTTTAGGCGGGCTCGGTTCCCCAGCTTCGCTGTATCTGGCCGCCGCCGGCGTCGGCACGCTGCTGCTGGCCGACGACGACCAGTTGCACGTCACCAACCTGCAGCGGCAAATCCTCTACCGCAGCGCCGATACCGCCACCGGCAAGGCGGCGCTGGCGCAACGCCACCTGCAGGCGCTGAACCCATTGGTGGAATCCATCCCGCTGGCGCAGAGGCTGGAGGGGCAAGCGCTGCGCGACGCGGTCGCCCGCGCCGATCTGGTGCTGGACTGCTGCGACAATATGGCGACCCGTCATGAGGTCAATGCCGCCTGCATCGCCGCTGCCAAGCCGCTGATCAGCGGCAGCGCGGTCGGCTTCAGCGGCCAGTTGCTGGTACTCGAACCACCCTATGCGCACGGCTGCTATGCCTGCCTGTACCCGGAGCAGGAAGAACCGCAGCGCAACTGCCGCACCGCCGGGGTGCTCGGCCCGGTGGTGGGCGTAATCGGCACTCTGCAAGCGCTGGAAGCCATCAAAATGCTGGCCGGCATGCCTTCCTCCCTCAGCGGCAAACTGCGGCTGTTCGACGGCAAGCAGCAAAGCTGGAGCACGCTGCAACTGAGCCAGGCCCGCGCCTGCCCGGTGTGCGGAGGCGCGGCATGA
- the thiE gene encoding thiamine phosphate synthase: protein MTDITTPFPATPHKLGLYPVVDSVEWIARLLEAGVTTIQLRIKDLPDEQVEEDIAAAIALGQRYQARLFINDYWRLAIKHGAYGVHLGQEDLDTTDLAAIHRAGLRLGVSTHDDAELARALAVKPSYIALGHIFPTQTKDMPSAPQGLAELKRHIAGLADYPTVAIGGISIDRVPAVLACGVGSVAVVSAITQAPDWRAATAELLRLIEGEDPNDA, encoded by the coding sequence ATGACTGATATCACAACCCCCTTCCCAGCCACGCCCCACAAACTGGGGCTCTACCCGGTCGTCGACAGCGTGGAATGGATCGCTCGCCTGCTGGAGGCCGGCGTTACCACGATCCAGTTGCGCATCAAAGATCTGCCGGACGAACAGGTCGAAGAAGATATCGCCGCCGCCATCGCACTGGGCCAGCGTTATCAGGCACGGCTGTTCATCAACGACTACTGGCGTCTGGCGATCAAGCACGGCGCCTACGGCGTGCATCTGGGCCAGGAAGATCTCGATACCACCGATCTGGCGGCCATTCACCGCGCCGGGCTGCGACTGGGCGTGTCCACCCATGATGACGCCGAACTGGCGCGCGCGCTGGCGGTAAAACCGTCCTACATCGCGCTGGGGCACATCTTCCCCACCCAAACCAAAGACATGCCTTCGGCGCCGCAGGGGCTGGCGGAATTGAAACGCCACATCGCCGGCCTGGCGGATTACCCGACGGTGGCGATCGGCGGGATCAGCATCGATCGCGTACCGGCGGTGCTGGCGTGCGGCGTCGGCAGCGTGGCGGTGGTCAGCGCCATCACCCAGGCACCGGACTGGCGCGCGGCGACGGCCGAGCTGCTGCGGTTGATCGAAGGCGAGGATCCGAACGATGCTTAA
- the thiC gene encoding phosphomethylpyrimidine synthase ThiC, which translates to MSNVNPPRARKAQREAAQQFIDTLQGTAFPNSRRIYLQGSRSDIQVPMREIQLSPTLVGGSKDSPQYEPNEAIPVYDTAGPYGDPQAKLDVHAGLAKLRAGWIDARGDTAPLNGASSGFTQQRLADEGLDHLRFEHLPLPRRALPGKCVTQLHYARAGIVTPEMEFIAIRENMGRERIRGEVLRHQHPGQSWGANLPDNITPEFVRQEVAAGRAIIPANINHPETEPMIIGRNFLVKVNANIGNSAVTSSIEEEVEKLVWSTRWGADTVMDLSTGRYIHETREWILRNSPVPIGTVPIYQALEKVNGVAENLTWEMFRDTLLEQAEQGVDYFTIHAGVLLRYVPMTAKRLTGIVSRGGSIMAKWCLSHHQENFLYQHFREICEICAAYDVSLSLGDGLRPGSIQDANDEAQFAELHTLGELTKIAWEYDVQVMIEGPGHVPMQMIRRNMTEELEHCHEAPFYTLGPLTTDIAPGYDHFTSGIGAAMIGWFGCAMLCYVTPKEHLGLPNKEDVKQGLITYKIAAHAADLAKGHPGAQIRDNAMSKARFEFRWEDQFNLALDPATARAYHDETLPQESGKVAHFCSMCGPKFCSMKISQEVRDYAAAQEAAKPIEVQLSGMEKMSAEFRARGSELYHSAGTLQEETSND; encoded by the coding sequence ATGTCTAACGTTAATCCACCGCGCGCCCGTAAGGCGCAACGCGAAGCCGCTCAGCAGTTTATCGACACCCTGCAAGGCACGGCTTTCCCGAACTCGCGCCGCATCTACCTACAAGGCTCGCGCAGCGATATCCAGGTGCCGATGCGCGAAATTCAGCTCAGCCCGACCCTGGTCGGCGGCAGTAAAGATAGCCCGCAGTATGAACCCAACGAGGCGATCCCGGTGTATGATACCGCCGGCCCCTACGGCGATCCGCAGGCCAAGCTCGATGTGCACGCCGGCCTGGCCAAGCTGCGCGCCGGCTGGATCGACGCGCGCGGCGATACCGCCCCCCTAAACGGCGCCAGCTCCGGCTTTACCCAACAGCGGCTGGCGGACGAGGGGCTGGATCACCTGCGCTTTGAACATCTGCCACTGCCGCGCAGGGCGCTGCCAGGTAAGTGCGTGACCCAACTGCACTATGCCCGCGCCGGTATCGTCACCCCGGAGATGGAGTTCATCGCCATCCGTGAAAACATGGGGCGCGAGCGCATTCGCGGCGAGGTGCTGCGCCACCAGCATCCGGGCCAGAGCTGGGGTGCCAACCTGCCGGACAACATCACGCCGGAGTTCGTGCGTCAGGAAGTGGCCGCCGGCCGCGCCATCATTCCCGCCAACATCAACCATCCTGAGACGGAGCCGATGATCATTGGCCGTAACTTCCTGGTGAAGGTGAACGCCAATATCGGCAACTCGGCGGTCACGTCATCGATCGAAGAAGAGGTGGAGAAGCTAGTGTGGTCCACCCGCTGGGGCGCGGACACCGTGATGGATCTCTCCACCGGCCGCTATATTCACGAAACCCGCGAGTGGATCCTGCGCAACAGCCCGGTGCCCATCGGCACCGTGCCGATCTACCAGGCACTGGAGAAGGTCAACGGCGTGGCGGAAAACCTCACCTGGGAGATGTTCCGCGATACGCTGCTGGAACAGGCGGAGCAAGGGGTCGACTACTTCACCATCCACGCCGGCGTACTGCTGCGCTACGTACCTATGACCGCCAAACGCCTGACCGGCATTGTGTCGCGCGGTGGCTCGATCATGGCCAAATGGTGTCTGTCGCACCATCAGGAAAACTTCCTCTATCAGCATTTCCGTGAAATCTGCGAGATCTGCGCCGCCTACGACGTTTCGCTGTCGCTCGGCGACGGCCTGCGCCCCGGCTCGATTCAGGACGCCAACGACGAAGCCCAGTTCGCCGAGCTGCATACGCTGGGCGAGCTGACCAAGATCGCCTGGGAATACGACGTGCAGGTGATGATTGAAGGCCCGGGCCACGTGCCGATGCAGATGATCCGCCGCAACATGACCGAAGAGCTGGAACACTGCCACGAAGCGCCGTTCTACACCCTCGGCCCGCTGACCACCGATATCGCGCCGGGCTATGACCATTTCACTTCCGGCATTGGCGCGGCGATGATCGGCTGGTTCGGCTGCGCCATGCTGTGTTACGTCACACCGAAAGAGCACCTCGGCCTGCCGAACAAAGAAGACGTCAAACAGGGCCTGATCACCTACAAGATCGCCGCTCACGCCGCCGATCTGGCCAAAGGCCATCCGGGCGCGCAGATCCGCGATAACGCCATGTCCAAGGCACGTTTCGAATTCCGCTGGGAAGATCAGTTCAATCTGGCGCTCGATCCGGCCACCGCGCGCGCCTATCACGACGAAACCCTGCCGCAGGAATCCGGCAAGGTCGCCCACTTCTGCTCGATGTGCGGGCCGAAATTCTGCTCGATGAAGATTTCGCAGGAGGTGCGCGACTACGCCGCCGCCCAGGAGGCCGCCAAACCGATCGAGGTGCAGCTGAGCGGCATGGAGAAAATGTCCGCCGAGTTCCGCGCCCGTGGCAGCGAGCTGTATCACAGCGCCGGCACGCTGCAAGAGGAGACAAGCAATGACTGA
- a CDS encoding Rsd/AlgQ family anti-sigma factor: MLNRLERLTQRVGGSNELVDQWLQARKQLLVAYCTLVGLKPNKEKHTPLNEKALENFCHNLVDYLSAGHFHIYDRIIKQVEGAASPKMSLAVNIYPKLWANTEQIMAFHDRYTEVDIDQEVCLEFHQALSDIGETLAARFALEDKLIQLEAEAAQQPLPDQALDPAR, encoded by the coding sequence ATGCTCAACCGTTTGGAAAGGCTGACTCAGCGCGTTGGCGGTAGTAATGAATTAGTTGATCAATGGCTTCAGGCCCGCAAACAGTTGCTGGTCGCCTACTGCACGCTGGTAGGCCTCAAACCGAATAAAGAAAAGCATACGCCGCTGAATGAAAAAGCGCTGGAGAACTTTTGCCACAACCTGGTGGATTACCTCTCCGCAGGGCATTTTCATATCTATGACAGAATTATCAAACAAGTGGAAGGCGCAGCCAGTCCGAAAATGTCGCTGGCGGTGAACATCTATCCCAAGCTGTGGGCCAATACCGAACAGATCATGGCGTTCCACGATCGCTATACCGAAGTGGATATCGATCAGGAGGTTTGTCTGGAGTTTCATCAGGCCTTGTCGGATATCGGCGAAACGCTGGCGGCGCGCTTCGCGCTGGAAGATAAGCTGATCCAACTGGAAGCGGAAGCCGCGCAGCAGCCGCTGCCGGACCAGGCGCTGGATCCGGCGCGTTAA
- the nudC gene encoding NAD(+) diphosphatase: protein MELALTGNENGWWIVSHESKLWLPNGELPSGTAAALGLRGHMARTIGEWEGAPVWLVRQAMPREMGSVRQLLDQDRGLFQLAGRGVQLADFYRSHRYCGYCGHEMHLSRTESACLCGHCKERYYPQIAPCVIVAIRRDDQILLAQHVRHRGGIHTVLAGFVEVGETLEQAVAREVMEESNIEIKNLRYVTSQPWPFPHSLMMAFMADYHQGDIRHDPKELLNAGWYRYDQLPLLPPPGTVARRLIEDTVALCRAE, encoded by the coding sequence ATGGAACTTGCATTAACGGGCAATGAAAACGGCTGGTGGATCGTCAGCCATGAAAGCAAACTTTGGTTACCGAACGGTGAATTGCCGTCGGGGACGGCCGCCGCCCTCGGGCTGCGGGGCCATATGGCGCGCACCATCGGTGAATGGGAGGGCGCGCCGGTCTGGCTGGTACGCCAGGCGATGCCGCGGGAGATGGGATCGGTGCGTCAGCTGTTGGATCAGGATCGCGGTCTGTTCCAGCTTGCCGGGCGCGGCGTGCAGCTGGCGGATTTCTATCGCTCCCATCGCTATTGCGGCTACTGTGGCCATGAGATGCACCTCAGCCGCACCGAAAGCGCTTGCCTGTGCGGCCACTGCAAAGAGCGGTACTATCCGCAGATTGCGCCTTGCGTGATCGTCGCCATTCGGCGCGACGATCAGATCCTGCTGGCGCAACACGTGCGCCATCGCGGCGGCATTCATACGGTGCTGGCCGGCTTCGTCGAAGTGGGCGAAACGCTGGAGCAGGCGGTGGCGCGCGAAGTGATGGAAGAGAGCAATATTGAAATCAAGAACCTGCGCTACGTTACTTCACAACCCTGGCCGTTCCCGCACTCGCTGATGATGGCCTTTATGGCCGATTACCATCAGGGCGACATTCGTCACGATCCCAAGGAGCTGCTCAACGCCGGCTGGTACCGTTACGACCAACTGCCGCTGTTGCCGCCGCCCGGCACCGTGGCGCGCCGGTTGATTGAGGACACCGTGGCGCTGTGCCGGGCAGAATAA
- the hemE gene encoding uroporphyrinogen decarboxylase: MTELKNDRYLRALLRQPVDVTPVWMMRQAGRYLPEYKATRAQAGDFMSLCKNAELACEVTLQPLRRYALDAAILFSDILTIPDAMGLGLYFEAGEGPRFSSPVTCRADVDKLPVFDPEVELGYVMNAVRTIRRELKGEVPLIGFSGSPWTLATYMVEGGSSKAFTKLKKMMYAEPATLHLLLDKLADSVILYLNAQIKAGAQSVMVFDTWGGVLTGRDYREFSLHYMHKIVDGLLRENDGRRVPVTLFTKGGGQWLEAMAATGCDALGLDWTTDIADARRRVGDKVALQGNMDPSMLYASPARIAEEVETILAGFGHGNGHVFNLGHGIHQDVPPEHAGAFVEAVHTHSAKYHR; the protein is encoded by the coding sequence ATGACTGAGTTGAAGAACGATCGCTACCTGCGCGCGCTGTTGCGCCAGCCGGTGGATGTGACCCCCGTATGGATGATGCGCCAGGCCGGTCGTTATTTACCGGAGTACAAGGCGACCCGCGCCCAGGCCGGTGATTTCATGTCGCTGTGCAAGAACGCCGAGCTGGCCTGCGAGGTCACGCTGCAGCCGCTGCGCCGCTATGCGCTGGATGCCGCCATCCTGTTCTCCGACATTCTCACCATTCCCGACGCCATGGGGCTCGGCCTGTACTTTGAAGCCGGCGAAGGCCCGCGTTTCAGCTCCCCCGTCACCTGCCGCGCCGACGTCGACAAGCTGCCGGTGTTCGATCCGGAAGTGGAATTAGGCTATGTGATGAACGCGGTGCGCACCATTCGCCGCGAGTTGAAGGGCGAAGTGCCGCTGATCGGCTTCTCCGGCAGCCCGTGGACACTGGCGACTTATATGGTCGAAGGCGGCAGCAGCAAGGCCTTCACCAAGCTGAAAAAGATGATGTATGCCGAGCCGGCCACGCTGCATCTGTTGCTGGACAAGCTGGCGGACAGCGTGATCCTGTACCTCAATGCCCAGATCAAGGCCGGCGCGCAGTCGGTGATGGTGTTCGACACCTGGGGCGGGGTGCTGACCGGGCGCGATTATCGCGAGTTCTCTTTGCACTACATGCACAAGATCGTCGACGGCCTGCTGCGTGAAAACGATGGCCGCCGCGTGCCGGTGACGCTGTTCACCAAAGGCGGCGGGCAGTGGCTGGAAGCGATGGCCGCCACCGGCTGCGATGCGCTGGGGCTGGATTGGACTACCGACATCGCGGACGCACGTCGGCGGGTGGGCGACAAAGTGGCGCTGCAGGGCAATATGGATCCGTCGATGCTTTATGCCTCCCCGGCGCGCATCGCGGAAGAAGTGGAGACCATTCTGGCCGGTTTCGGCCACGGCAACGGCCATGTGTTCAACCTGGGCCACGGCATCCATCAGGATGTGCCGCCGGAGCACGCCGGCGCCTTCGTCGAGGCGGTACACACGCACTCGGCGAAATACCACCGTTAA
- the nfi gene encoding deoxyribonuclease V (cleaves DNA at apurinic or apyrimidinic sites): MTDMAALRAEQLRRAAEVIRYDDLPAEPPAFIAGADVGFEQEGAVTRAAIAILRYPSLELVEYQVARIATVMPYIPGFLSFREYPALLAAWAQLQRKPGLIFVDGHGISHPRRLGVASHFGLLVDVPTIGVAKKRLCGKFAPLDAAVGALAPLEDKGEQLGWVWRSKARCNPLFISTGHRVGADSALAWVQHCMAGYRLPEPTRWADAIASRRPAFQRWLQQHPEVSP; encoded by the coding sequence GTGACCGATATGGCGGCCCTGCGCGCCGAACAGCTGCGGCGAGCGGCTGAAGTCATTCGCTACGACGATCTGCCGGCCGAACCGCCGGCCTTCATCGCCGGCGCCGACGTGGGCTTCGAGCAAGAGGGGGCGGTGACGCGCGCCGCCATCGCCATCCTGCGCTATCCGTCGCTGGAGCTGGTGGAATACCAGGTGGCCCGCATCGCCACCGTCATGCCCTACATTCCGGGCTTCCTGTCGTTTCGCGAATACCCGGCGCTGTTGGCCGCCTGGGCGCAGCTGCAGCGGAAACCGGGGCTGATCTTCGTCGATGGGCATGGCATTTCGCATCCGCGGCGCCTCGGCGTCGCCAGCCATTTCGGCCTGCTGGTCGATGTGCCGACCATCGGCGTGGCCAAGAAGCGTCTGTGCGGCAAATTTGCGCCGCTGGACGCCGCCGTCGGCGCGTTGGCGCCGTTGGAAGATAAGGGTGAACAGCTGGGCTGGGTGTGGCGAAGCAAGGCGCGTTGCAACCCGCTGTTCATCTCTACCGGTCACCGCGTGGGCGCCGACAGTGCGCTGGCGTGGGTGCAGCACTGTATGGCGGGCTACCGTTTGCCGGAGCCGACCCGCTGGGCTGACGCCATCGCATCGCGTCGTCCGGCGTTTCAGCGGTGGTTGCAGCAGCATCCGGAGGTGTCGCCATGA
- a CDS encoding YjaG family protein has translation MLRNPIHLRLERLEAWQHLTFMASLCERMYPNYQMFCKQTEFGDPAVYRRILDLVWETLVVKDAKVNFDSQLEKLEEAIPSAEDYDLYGVYPAIDACIALGELIHSRLGGETLEHAIAISETSIRTVAMLEMTQAGKEMTDEELESLPAVEEEWDIQWEIFRLLDACEERDIDLIKGLRSDLREAGVSNIGINLAQ, from the coding sequence ATGCTACGTAACCCGATTCATTTACGCCTGGAACGGCTCGAGGCCTGGCAACATTTGACCTTTATGGCCAGTTTGTGCGAGCGTATGTACCCGAATTACCAGATGTTCTGCAAACAGACCGAGTTCGGCGATCCGGCGGTTTATCGCCGCATTCTGGATTTGGTGTGGGAAACGCTGGTGGTTAAGGATGCCAAGGTCAACTTCGACAGCCAGCTCGAGAAGTTGGAAGAGGCGATTCCGTCGGCGGAAGATTACGATCTTTACGGCGTTTACCCGGCAATTGATGCCTGTATCGCATTAGGGGAACTGATCCATTCGCGGCTCGGCGGGGAGACGCTGGAGCACGCCATCGCCATCAGCGAAACATCGATTCGCACCGTGGCGATGTTGGAAATGACCCAAGCCGGTAAGGAAATGACCGACGAAGAGTTGGAAAGTTTGCCTGCGGTAGAGGAAGAATGGGACATTCAATGGGAAATTTTCCGCCTGTTGGACGCCTGTGAAGAGCGCGATATAGACCTGATCAAGGGGCTGCGATCCGACCTGCGAGAGGCCGGTGTCAGCAACATCGGGATAAATTTAGCGCAATAA
- the hupA gene encoding nucleoid-associated protein HU-alpha yields MNKTQLIDVIADKADLSKAQAKLALESTLAAITESLKEGDAVQLVGFGTFKVNHRSERTGRNPQTGKEIKIAAANVPAFVSGKALKDAVK; encoded by the coding sequence ATGAACAAGACTCAACTGATTGATGTAATCGCGGACAAGGCTGACCTTTCCAAAGCACAAGCTAAACTGGCTCTGGAATCCACCCTGGCTGCTATTACTGAGTCTCTGAAAGAAGGTGATGCAGTACAATTGGTTGGCTTCGGTACTTTCAAAGTAAACCATCGTAGCGAGCGCACTGGCCGCAACCCGCAGACTGGCAAAGAAATCAAAATCGCAGCAGCCAACGTGCCTGCGTTCGTTTCTGGCAAAGCACTGAAAGACGCTGTTAAATAA
- a CDS encoding DUF1481 domain-containing protein: protein MAPLLFTRRALMAVGIAVGLSACSSHSDIPSFTASGFVADQGVIRLWRKDDEQQRPQVLVSVYSPYRGPGTITTLYTYQGDVLRQIKRNDADGDRDSIQLRFADDGTVSFMQRQLATRREPLTSDEIALYQYQARRILEVSNALRAGKVKLLQGRWMQGEVQTCDGQRMKPGLDAAAIVWIEKRARSSSRPVSIAWLEAPEGSELLLVANDDFCSWEPKEDQL, encoded by the coding sequence ATGGCGCCCCTTTTGTTTACTCGTCGGGCGCTCATGGCCGTTGGCATCGCCGTCGGCCTGAGCGCCTGCAGTTCCCATTCCGATATTCCCAGCTTTACCGCCAGCGGCTTCGTGGCCGATCAGGGCGTGATACGCCTGTGGCGTAAAGACGATGAGCAACAGCGCCCGCAGGTGCTGGTCAGCGTCTACAGCCCTTATCGCGGTCCGGGCACCATCACCACGTTGTACACCTATCAGGGCGATGTGCTGCGCCAAATCAAACGCAACGACGCCGACGGCGATCGAGACTCTATTCAACTGCGCTTTGCCGACGACGGCACGGTGAGCTTTATGCAGCGCCAGCTGGCGACACGCCGCGAACCGCTGACCAGCGATGAAATCGCCCTGTATCAATATCAGGCGCGGCGGATCCTCGAAGTGAGCAATGCGCTGCGCGCCGGCAAGGTGAAATTGCTGCAGGGGCGTTGGATGCAGGGGGAAGTGCAAACCTGCGACGGTCAACGCATGAAACCGGGGCTGGATGCTGCCGCCATCGTCTGGATCGAAAAGCGTGCTCGCAGCAGCAGCCGGCCGGTGAGCATCGCCTGGCTGGAAGCACCCGAAGGCAGCGAACTGCTGCTGGTGGCGAACGACGACTTCTGCAGCTGGGAACCGAAAGAAGACCAGCTATAA